The segment tccaaaaaaaatacttacatatCGCTTCCCACTCAGATTTCGATAACGTATCCACTTGATATCTGTCGTGACGGCGTCTTTCTCTGAGATAATCTCTCGCATGTTGATATTCCGCTGGATCATCATACGACAAATCCCGTTCTTGTAAGGAATATGGTTCAAAAACTCTCATTCTGCGAGCCAAATCGCGTccatattgaatttttcgctTATAAAAGTCCTCAAAGGTTTCCATAAGCACCGGTTTCAGCTTAAAATTCTCCGCCAATTTGACGAGACAGGGCCAATACACGAGAAATTCCGGACAATCGACCGCTTCTTCCAGATGAAAGTTATATTTGGCCCCAAAAAAGGGCGGTTGCTCATCCGTATCGAACTCCAACTCGATATGATAAATATCGTTGCCgaattttttcgtgtcttttgACTTTTGGTGACGCGCCATGATTTCGTAGGCATCTGGCATGGTCCCGATAAAATATCCGCCCGGTCGGAGGGTTTCCGAGGCATTTCGCAGCATCATTTCCGCCTGTGGCATCGACTCAAAGCAGTAATGGAAGGCAAACTGACAACTCGTCAAGTCTATTTTGGTCTCGGATCTTGGTACAAGTCCCGCAAAACGACGTGTGTGGCATCTGCGGCAAAAAATTCCGCCGAAAATGTCCGGTGGTTGCGAGCTTTTGTCGTGTTATACCGCTCCTTGCACTGCTCCAGACTCACGTCGGCGATATCTGTGCAAATCAAGTGACCGATATTCGCTTTTTGCCATTTCAGCAGATCGCCGCCCTTGCCGCAGCACAAATCGAGCACTTTCATGCGGTGATCGCGCGGATTTTGGTTCCGGATTTTGTACACAAATTCCGTGATGAGCATACTTTTGACCCAATTGTTGAAGTTCCGCATGTGGAAGATTTTCGATTTCAGTCTTTCGGCGAGGCCTTTCTCCTCGATGTTGTTGTAATGCGTTGCCACAACGCGGGAATTGGGACCCTCCGCTCTCTGATACTTTGAGCTATGTTGGTGATCCGTTCCTTGGTCCTCATCGTGGTTTCTCTGGTGTTTGTAGTCGtgattttgttccatttttatttaaatttttaattaaattcttcgtttcgtcggtttatttttttgtttactaatCCAAATGTGACAGTCGAGCAGTGGCGTAGgtagagaataatttttaagaagggcacaagaaaaatttcaaggggGCTCATATAAGAATATATTGAattgaatgtttattttttaaaagatggaaaaaattaaatatattttttttggtttttttgattatttttcaagaaaattttttaaaattttcaactaccaatgaaattttttttgttataattttttttctcaaaaatcttatttacaaaaattaatttaatttttttttcataatttgaatttttttaccaaagattttaaaagagggaaataaaaaaaagtttttgaactaTAATATGACAATTTAACTGCTTGCACAGGTCCCCTGGATGACCATAGCCAGCTTTGCATCCTCAGTATACTTGCAGTAAAACCGATCTTTGTCAATCCCAATTGGATGGACTTCCAAAGTCGGTCTTTGATCTTGTTGCTCACGTTCCGGGTCTTCTGTTGGTTATTCGGGAATAATCGCATGGATAAATTGAGTTGTTTCAGTTGAAGTATGCGGGGAAAAAGATGGTTGAGGAGTATATTGAGTTCCTATTGCGGTACTATTTTATAGTTGCTGTATTTAAAGGGACCATTGTGatacttttattttgagaaacaGCTTGTTGAGAGGAAGTTTGCGCTCCTGCATCACTTAAGTTAACTTGCAGCGGCAAACTCAAATCAACTGGCTGATTTTATTATCTAAGCGATCCCAATGAGCGACGAGTATATGATGCTTCTATGCTGATACAAATTGATCTTCTTCGCAATACGAGTagatttttttaggatttgtttttttttgatattgatGACTTAATGGCAAtttgataacttttaatttgtactacttttctttattattttttcttttctttttaaatttttttttttacctgaaaatatgtatcttcttcttcttttgctctattaaattaattcatcttaaaattaaaatataaaactaaagACATTTTCTAATTACCtgaaaatatgtataaacggtgaatatgaaaatataaaactaaagacattttcaattattaaatttgtaaaataacttgaaaaacgttaaaattcatcttaatttgattattttaatcttattattattcgaaTTTTGGGAAATGAATTTGAATCCCAGGAGAAAATTTCTCCATCTCTGAtcctaattgatttttatttttctaaaaaaaaaatatttataaatttaaaatttttgaagagccCCTTTGCCACTTTAGCCACTATAACGCTACATCCCTGTGAGGATAGTAACGATATTTGTGACATCAGTTACTGGAtttcacaacaacaaaatcatCGTCAGCAATCGGTCGAAAATCCATTAAAGAAACCCAaagtttttgacgaaatttttagtttatttgtaaagaaaaattgtatttatgtGTTGCGAGTCCCGttagaaatgtaaaaaaatgtttggtgCTAAGCATAACATTCAAAAAGACTTGGCAGAACTTCGACAACAAATTGTGGAAAATAGTTTGGAGCTGCAAGCAGTAACCCAAGTAagaattttctccaaaaagttcgcttaaataataaaaattaaatgaatttcgaTTGATTTTCAGGATATTCTCGCTTGCAAAGGACCCCGTTCCGAGCTGGAACACCTCAATGAATGCGGACGTGCCAAAATTAGTGCATTAAGGAAATGTATCGAGCGCCTAGATGACTACTCGTCGGACCTAAGTGATCCCCAAATTTACAAAGAAGTTAATTTACATCGAGAAAGTTTTAGCAAGTGAGTTTTTTCTCGTCTCCCAAaacgtttgaaaattttaataaaataatttttctagatCATTACAAGCTTTCCGCAAAGCCAACATCCAGACAATGTTAGAAATAGAGAAAACTGATCGTGTCGACTTACTGGCGAGTGTGTCAAAAGTTGTGGGCGGCAACGAGACAGACGGAACGCGACATCGCACGGGAGCTGGTTTGGCAAAGAAGGCGGGCGTCGTGTCACAGCATGAGAGTGTCACGGAAAAAATGCTTTCGATATCGCGGCATTTGTCAGACACGACACAGAAGAGCGCCGCCACACTCGAAACTCTAGTCGCGTCCAGTGTCAGTGTCGAAGGCACGAGCGAAGAGCTCCAAAATACCGCCGGCACCATCCAACAGTCCGgcaaattgctcaaaaagtACGGAAGACGCGAATGCACGGACaagattttactttttttcgcattttccttttttattgccTGCGTCATTTACATCGTGCAAAAAAGACTCTTTTAAAGagtttgactttttttgacTCCTTAaagaagatttatttttgtatatgaataaaaagtcacatGAATTCCACTCCTAAAcctatttacatatttttcaatcaagttCAAGCaatcagctaaaaaaaatattttgctcatGTTGCAAATTTAATCAACAAGCTATTAAACCTAAGACTTAAGAGATGAAGATCATTCCTTGTtaagtgtttaaaaataaaaataataaaaaaatacttaaaataatttagaatgcGTTTTTTATGCGACAGCCAATAAATATTGGAAATCTGGATCAAGCCTTCGGTATTTTTGGTACAAACTCTGCACGCACATCCAGAAGTAAATGTAGACGactgaaagtaattttttgtgatttattttttaaaaaagatttttttacttacttatGATGCTGAATTTAATCATGCTCGTCCATGTATGAGCAAAGGAATTTAGAAGAGTGTCCAAGGAATAAATTACCAACGAAAA is part of the Culicoides brevitarsis isolate CSIRO-B50_1 chromosome 3, AGI_CSIRO_Cbre_v1, whole genome shotgun sequence genome and harbors:
- the LOC134834141 gene encoding LOW QUALITY PROTEIN: mRNA cap guanine-N7 methyltransferase (The sequence of the model RefSeq protein was modified relative to this genomic sequence to represent the inferred CDS: inserted 1 base in 1 codon) encodes the protein MEQNHDYKHQRNHDEDQGTDHQHSSKYQRAEGPNSRVVATHYNNIEEKGLAERLKSKIFHMRNFNNWVKSMLITEFVYKIRNQNPRDHRMKVLDLCCGKGGDLLKWQKANIGHLICTDIADVSLEQCKERYNTTKARNHRTFSAEFFAADATHVVLRDLYQDPXTKIDLTSCQFAFHYCFESMPQAEMMLRNASETLRPGGYFIGTMPDAYEIMARHQKSKDTKKFGNDIYHIELEFDTDEQPPFFGAKYNFHLEEAVDCPEFLVYWPCLVKLAENFKLKPVLMETFEDFYKRKIQYGRDLARRMRVFEPYSLQERDLSYDDPAEYQHARDYLRERRRHDRYQVDTLSKSEWEAISLYCVFAFQKVEE
- the LOC134835005 gene encoding vesicle transport protein SEC20, with the translated sequence MFGAKHNIQKDLAELRQQIVENSLELQAVTQDILACKGPRSELEHLNECGRAKISALRKCIERLDDYSSDLSDPQIYKEVNLHRESFSKSLQAFRKANIQTMLEIEKTDRVDLLASVSKVVGGNETDGTRHRTGAGLAKKAGVVSQHESVTEKMLSISRHLSDTTQKSAATLETLVASSVSVEGTSEELQNTAGTIQQSGKLLKKYGRRECTDKILLFFAFSFFIACVIYIVQKRLF